One Streptomyces sp. CG4 genomic window, GCGCCGCGGATCGGGCCGGTCATGTTCTCGGGGGTGTAGCCCCAGTCCTCGGGCATGGAGGCGCACCAGGCCTTGAGGATCTCGCGCCAGTCCAGTTCCTTGAAGGAGGCGGAGGTGTTGAGGACGCCGAGGCCGACGTTGGACGTGCCGTCGCCCATGCCGAAGATCCAGCCGTAGCCGGGCAGCAGGCGGTCCTGGGCGCCGCGGCGGTCCCACAGCTCCAGCCAGGACTCCAGGTAGTCGTCCTCGTGGCGGGGCGAGGTGAAGTACGTCCGCACCGCGACGCCCATGGGGCGGTCCTCGCGGCGGTGCAGGCCCATCGCGAGGGACAGGCGGGTGGAGTTGCCGTCGGCGGCCACGACCAGCGGCGCGTGGAAGGTGACCTCGCGCTTCTCCTCGCCGAGCTTGGCGGTGACGCCGGTGATGCGGCCGGTGCGGTCGTCGAGGACGGGACCGGAGACGTTGCAGCGCTCGTAGAGGCGGGCGCCGGCCTTCTGGGCGTTGCGGGCGAGCTGCTCGTCGAAGTCGTCACGCTTGCGGACGAGGCCGTAGTTCGGATACGCGGCGAGATCCGGCCAGTCCAGCTGGAGGCGGGAGCCGCCGCCGATGATGCGCAGGCCCTTGTTGCGCAGCCAGCCGGCCTCCTCGGAGATGTCGATGCCCATGGCCACGAGCTGCTTCACCGCGCGCGGGGTGAGACCGTCGCCGCAGACCTTCTCGCGCGGGAACTCGGTCTTCTCCAGGAGCAGGACGTCGAGACCGGCCTTGGCGAGGTGGTAGGCGGTCGTGGAGCCGGCCGGCCCCGCGCCGACCACGATCACGTCGGCGGTGTTCTCGGAGAGGGGCTCCTTCACGACGGTCACGGCGGGATCTCCCCAAGTTCGAAATCTGCGTGCCGACCGGCACTGGACATGGGCAGTCTATTCAGCAGAATTGATCACCCGGCTGAAGGGCTGCCCTGTGAACCGACCTCTCCCCGTGGTACGGCTGCGCGTCCCCACTCACGAGGACGCGATCGCCTGGCACCGGGTCTTCGCCGACCCCGAGGTCATGGAGTTCTACGGCGGCAGGCCGGCCGCGCTGTCGGTCTACGAGGAACTCACCGCGCGGCAGCGACGGCACGACGCGGAACTGGGCTTCTGCCTGTGGACCATGCTGGACGAGTCCGGCGAGGTGATCGGCTTCACCGGGGCGCAGCCCTGGCGGCCCGACTGGGGTCCGGTCGGCGAGACGGAGATCGGCTGGCGGCTCGGCCGCGCGCACTGGGGCAAGGGGTATGTCACCGCGGCCGCGCGCGAGACGGTCCGGCGGGTGCGGGCGGCCGGGGTGCCGCAGGTGGTGGCGGTGGTCCGCCCGGGCA contains:
- a CDS encoding geranylgeranyl reductase family protein; the protein is MTVVKEPLSENTADVIVVGAGPAGSTTAYHLAKAGLDVLLLEKTEFPREKVCGDGLTPRAVKQLVAMGIDISEEAGWLRNKGLRIIGGGSRLQLDWPDLAAYPNYGLVRKRDDFDEQLARNAQKAGARLYERCNVSGPVLDDRTGRITGVTAKLGEEKREVTFHAPLVVAADGNSTRLSLAMGLHRREDRPMGVAVRTYFTSPRHEDDYLESWLELWDRRGAQDRLLPGYGWIFGMGDGTSNVGLGVLNTSASFKELDWREILKAWCASMPEDWGYTPENMTGPIRGAALPMAFNRQPHYTRGLLLVGDAGGLVNPFNGEGIAYAMESGQIAADVIVQAHARATPAQREIALQRYPRVLKDTYGGYYTLGRAFVKLIGNPKVMQIAAQRGLTHPMLMKFTLKLLANLTDPTGGDAMDRIINGLSKVAPKA
- a CDS encoding GNAT family N-acetyltransferase, coding for MNRPLPVVRLRVPTHEDAIAWHRVFADPEVMEFYGGRPAALSVYEELTARQRRHDAELGFCLWTMLDESGEVIGFTGAQPWRPDWGPVGETEIGWRLGRAHWGKGYVTAAARETVRRVRAAGVPQVVAVVRPGNERSIAVTRRLGMEPAETYPHPLLDERALCFRLSLNHAQ